GAATCACGTGATCTCCTGCCTCTTCTGCGAGAACTGATGGCCAAGATCACGCTCAATCGTTATGAGCTGTTCCATACGAGCCTGGAGGAGCCTGTGCTGGTCGTTCTGCTGGTCTTCCCAAGAGAGTACAGCGTGAAGATACACGCTCTGCTATGGGAAGAAGGCATCACCGAGTTGCGCCTACCGGTCTCCGTCTCGGACAAGCCTTTGGGAGAGGCCCTGCGCATGCTACTCCAGAAGAAGACGGAACTCCCCCTCGAGGCGAACCGCCATCGACAGGAGCTGAAAGAGGCCGCGCTCCGCTGGCGTCTGGAATTGGTGCAGTATCAGGAGACTGTCGACCGTTGCCTCGGTCAAATCGAAGCAAGCACGCTTTTCTACCAGACCGACCTGGCGACGTTTATCTACGGTTGGGTCCCGCGTTGTGCGCTCGTCAAGTTGAGTCTCCTGATTGAGCAGGAATTCGGCGGCAAGGTCGTGCTGGAAGAATCTCCGGTTGTTCCCAAGGAATGGGCGGCTGTTCCGGTGGCACTGCGGAATCCCGGCTTTCTCCGACCCTTTGAAACATTGACCCGGGTCGTGGCCTTGCCGCGATACGGGAGCATCGATCCGACCCCATACATGGCGCTGTTTTTCCCCTTGTTCTACGGCGTGATTCTCGGCGATGTCGGTTACGGGCTGCTCCTTCTTGTCACTGCAGTCATGGTCCGACGGAGGTACCGTTCCCATCCCCTCGTTCACGACCTTTCAACCATTTTTCTGTCGGCTTCGAGCTCGGCCATCTTGTTTGGGCTCCTGTTTGGAGAGTTGTTTGGGGAACTAGGCGAGTACATCGGTCTGCATCCGGTGCTGAACCGCATGCAGGCGTTCCTGTCTCTTCTCTCCCTATCCATCGGGATCGGTACGCTGCATGTGTTGTTGGGGCTTGCGCTTGGTGCGTACTCGGCCTGGCGGTATGGGAACCGGCGGGACTGTCTGACGAAGTGCGGCGGCACGGTACTTGTGCTGTCATTCATCTCTCTCATCGCAAGCGTCGCCGGAAGGTTGCCACGAGACTGGATCTCAGCCGAGGTGACGGGCCTCCTGTGCGCACTGGTCATCATCTTCGTTGTTGGAAAGGGCAGCGGAGCCATGGAGCTGCACAACCTCGTCAATGTGCTTTCCTACCTGCGTCTGATGGGGATCGGCGTCGCGTCGGCCGCGCTCGCCTTTGCCGCCAACAAACTGGGCGGCATGGTGCACAACGTCTTCTTGGGCATCGTCATCGCGGGGATGCTCCATGGGATCAATTTCATCTTCGGCATCTTCTCGCCCACCATCCAATCGCTCCGGCTCCATTATGTAGAATTTTTTGAGAACTTCTTTGCACCTGGCGGCCGACCGTACAAGCCTTTCCGACATCTCCACCAGGCCCTGCCTGTTCGAGAGTGAGGTGGAGGACAACCATGGAGGAGGATCATGACAGAGATCGGACTCATCGCAATCGGAGCGGGTCTGGCAATCGGGCTGGCTGCGCTGGCTACAGGGTTGGCGCAGGCTAAGATCGGCGCAGCGGCGATTGCCGCAATCCTGGAGAAGCCCGAGACCTTCGGGACCATGTTGATTTTGCTCGTCATCCCGGAAACGTTGGTCATCTTCGGGTTTACCGTCGCCGTTCTGATTTTATTCGCCTTGAAGTAGGTCTTTCGATGCCGTACGAGACGCTCATCGACGCGCTGTTGGAAGAAGGGAGAACCAAGGGTGAGGCGATCGTACGTACGGCCCAGGCTGAGGCCGAGCGGTTGATCAATGATGCGCAACAACAGTGCGAAGTCTTGGACCGTGAGGCCGAAGCAGCCTTCCGCCGAAACCTGTCCACCCAGCGGACGACAATTCTGAGCCGCGCGGGTCTCTCTGCTCGCTATGTCCTGCTCCAGACCAAACGAGAGATCCTGGATGCAGTGTGGTATCAGGCAGGTCAGAAAGCCATGAGTCTCACCGGTCATGCTCGGACGGCGGTCCTCAAGGCACTCCTTGACGAAATACTCTCCGCCACCTCTTCTCAAACACCACGAGTGTTCATTGATAGTCGTGAGCGACCATACCTCGAAGACATCTTGAAAGAGCGGGGAATCTCTTTTGAAGAGCAGCAGGGTGATCTCCGTCTTGGGATGAGGCTCGAAGCTGATGGCGAGATCCTCACCAACTGCTTTGCTCCTCGTCTCGCCAAAGCGAAGTCGGAGCTGACGATTGAGCTGAACCGACTATTGTTCACCGAAGAGACAGTCAGTGCTCAGCCATCAACCACGATGTCAAAACGCGAGTGATGAGACATGGCCGACTACGCCTACAGCAACGCCAGGATCCGTGCCATGGAGGGCCGCCTTCTCAACCGAGGGGAGTATGAATCCTTGTTGGGCTGTGCGAGTTTCGACGGGCTCGTCGAGGTTCTGAAGAGCTCGCGATATGCTCATCCGTTGGCACTAGCGCTTACGGGATACGATCCCACTCGTCCCGCTGAGACGGTCGTTCGCATCGATGAAGTGCTCCGGCGAAACCTTACGCAGAACCTCACGGCGCTTCGACGCTTCTTCTCCGATCGCTCGGGTGAGCTGATCAACGAGCTGTTCCTGCGATGGGATGTCTACAGTCTGAAAACAGTGCTACGTGGGAAGCAGGCCGGCGCGCCGGTCGAAGAAGTCCTGGCGGCGACGCTTCCGGTCGGGGAACTGGATGACATTGCTCTGGGGGAACTTGCGCGAGCGCCTACCATGCAAGCCATGGCTCATCTGCTGGAAACGTGGCGACATCCACTCGCCCATCCTGTCAGAACCGGGCTGAATCTGCTTGGAGCGACCGACAGCCTGGAACCGCTCGAGCATGAACTCAACCGGTTCACTGTTGCGCACACATCCCGACTAGCGGCGGATGGTGATGACGACGACCGAGCCGTCAGAGACTATCTCTTGTTCCTGGGGGATAAGGCCAATCTTCTGACTGGGCTTCGCTGCCTTGCCGAACGTACCGCTCTTTCGCCCTTTGAGGCAGGTCGTCATTTCCTGAAGGCAGGGGGTCGGTTCACGCGAACCCATTATGAGGCAATCGTGAATGCCCGAGATACGCGGGATGGACTCGCCTGGCTCGCCGGCACCCCTTACAGCTGGCTTGCAGACGCGTTTTCGACGTTTTCGGATGGAGAGCCCATTTCTCTTCCACTCGTCGAGAGGAAATTGGACCTGGTAGGCCTCCGCAAAGCAGTCGGCCTCTCTCGACCGGACCCGTTGGGGATCGGTCCGGCGATCTTGTATATCGAGCAGACGACCAACCAAGTTCGCAACATCAGAATGATTCTCAGGGGCAAGGCTTTGGGAATGCAGAACGATCAAATTGAGGAATGGCTGATCCTATGGCCAGCCTGATCGTCATCACCGATCCCGACAGCGCGCTGGGTTTTCGATTGGCTGGCGTCGAAGCGACCGAGGTGAGCGTCAAGGAAGAGGGGGCCGAGCGGCTGCTTACGCTCCTTCGAGCGAAGGAACCGGGCATCGTGATCTATAACGACGAGTACCGGACGGGGCTTTCCGAAAAAAGCCAGGTCGAGCTGGAGGAAAGTGTGAGCCCGGTCTTCTATGCAATGCCCATCTCTCAGGCGAGAGGCGGGGGGGAGTCGCGAGAGCACTATCTCGCCCGGCTCCTCCGGCGGGCGATCGGCTATCAGTTGAAACTGAAGCGATGAGCGGAACCATCGTCAAGATCTCCGGCCCCACCGTCGTCGCGCGAGGCATGGAGCAGACCCGCATGTTCAATCGTGTCGCGGTCGGGAGGACCGGATTGCTGGGAGAGGTGATTCGTCTTCTCGGCGGCGAAGCAACGATTCAAGTATACGAAGACACCACCGGGTTGATGTTGGGAGAAGAGGTGACTGATGCCGCAGAACCGCTCCACGTAGAGCTCGGCCCCGGACTCCTCGGTGCCATCTTTGATGGAGTCCAGCGTCCCTTGGACCTACTGGCGACTCAGCAGGGGGACTGGATCGGGCGCGGTGTTCTGTTGCCGGCCCTGTCCAGAGTACGGCCATGGACGTTCGCTCCGACAGCCTGTCCTGGGACTGCGGTCGTCGGTGGAACATGCGTGGGTGTCGTACAAGAGACTTCGAAGGTTGAACATCGTATTCTGATACCGCCCGGAATCTCCGGGACACTTTGCCGAATTCAGGCAGGCACCTATACGATCGAGGAACCGATCGGCTGGCTCGACGGCGACCGACCCCTGACCCTGTTACAACGCTGGCCGGTGCGAACGCCCCGCCCCGTTACCGAACGGCTGCCCCCGATCGTGCCCTTCATCACCGGCCAACGGGTGTTCGATATGCTCTTCCCTATCGCCTCCGGCGGAACCGTGATTGTGCCCGGCGGGTTCGGAACCGGCAAGACTGTGGTGGAGCAGACGCTCGCCAAGTATGCGCAGGCCGACATCATCATTTATGTAGGGTGCGGGGAGCGAGGCAATGAAATGACCGAGGTCTTGACCGAGTTTCCACAGCTGAAAGACCCCACCACAGGCTTGCCGCTCATGGAGCGCACCATCCTTGTCATCAATACCTCGAACATGCCGGTGGCGGCACGGGAGACCTCGATTTACACGGGGATCACGATGGCGGAATATTATCGTGACATGGGCTACGCCGTCGCCTTCATGGCCGACAGCACATCGCGTTGGGCGGAGGCGACCCGAGAGATCTCAGCCCGGTTGGAGGAGATGCCGGGCGAGGAAGGCTACCCCACTTATCTAGCCACCAAACTGGCCGGGTTCTATGAACGGAGCGGTCGAGTCCGCTGCTTGGGAGAGACCGACCGGCAGGGGTCAGTGACGATTGTCTCCGCCATCTCTCCACCCGGAGGAGATTTTTCAGAGCCGGTAACACAAGGCTCGATGCGGATAGCAGGGGGGCTTTGGGCCTTGGACTCGGATCTGGCTCATCGGCGCCATTTTCCCGCGATCAATTGGAAACGGAGTTTTTCCCTCTATACCCATTCACTCGATCCATGGTTTCAGGCGCAGGTGGCCTCGGACTGGCCGGAACTCAGAATCGAGCTGGCCGGACTTCTCCAGAAAGAAGAGGAACTGCAGGAGATCGTCCAGCTCGTGGGGATCGATGCTGTTCAAGACCGGGAGCGCATCCTGTTGGAAATCAGCCGTCTCATTCGAGAAGAGTACCTCCGGCAGAACGTCTATTCGGACGTCGACGCTGCCTGTCCGCTCGCGAAGCAATATTGGATGCTCAAAGCCCAGCTGTCGTTTCTTGATTACTGTCAAGGCATGCTGAAAAACGGGCATCCGATCGAGCAACTCCTCGCCTCGCCGTTGAGAAGCGAGCTTGAACGTATGAAGGAAACGCCTCCGGACAGTTGCATCCAGCAGGCCCAGGAAATGATTGAGAAGATGCAGCAGGAGTTGAAGTAATGGATGACCTGATCACCCGCGACTATCAGACCGTGAGCGGCATTGCCGGACCGCTCCTTTTCGTCGAGAGACTGAAGAAGGCTTCTCTTGGAGAGCTGGTCGAGATCATGCTCTCCAACGGGGAAGTTCGGCGGGGGCAGGTGATCGAGTTGTCCGAACAGCATGCCGTGATTCAGGTCTTGGAGGAAACAACGGGCTTGGGAGTAACCGGGACCCGAGTCCGGCTCACGGAATCGGCCGCCACGATGGATCTCTCGCCGGATCTTCTGGGTCGGCGGTTGAGCGGTGTCGGTGCGCCGCTTGACGGCCTACCGCCGATTATCCCCGACGCTCGCATGGCCATCATCGGGCAGCCCATGAATCCCGTCTCTCGGGACAAACCGTCCCATTTCATTCAGACTGGAATCTCGACGATCGATGCGCTCAACACATTGGTACGGGGGCAAAAGCTGCCGATTTTCTCCGGCGCCGGCTTGCCGGCCAAGGAAGTAGTCGCCCAGATCGTTCGCCACGCAAAGGTGCGGGAAGGGACTGGCTCCGACCGCAGGTCGGTGCCTGTCCCTCTACGGACGGGGACAGACACCACGAGGAAGGGTGTCAGTCCCCTTGATACCGGAGCCGGTCCCTTCACCATTGTGTTCGCTGCCATGGGGATTACGTTCCGTGAAGCTTCGTTCTTCCTCGGTGAGTTCGATCGCGGCGGGGTCATGGAGCATGCCGTGATGTTCCTGAACCTTGCCGATGATCCGACAATCGAACGGCTCCTGACACCGAGATACGCTCTGACGGCGGCCGAGTATCTCGCGTTCACGCTCGGACGACATGTGCTGGTCGTTCTGACCGACATGGCGGCCTATTGTGAAGCGCTGCGCCAAATCGCCACGGCTCGTGAGGAGATCCCCGGGCGACGGGGCTATCCAGGGTATATGTATTCCGACTTGGCTTCCATCTATGAGCGGGCAGGGCGGATCAAGGGCAAGGCCGGTTCGATCACGCAGCTTCCCATCGTCACCATGCCGGATGATGACATGACACACCCGATTCCCGATCTGACCGGATACATTACGGAGGGGCAGATTGTGTTGTCCCGGGAGCTGCATCGCAAAGGCATCTTTCCTCCTATCGATGTGTTGCCCTGTCTGTCACGGCTGATGAACCTCGGGATCGGGCCCGGCAAGACCCGCGAGGACCATCGGTCGGTGGCTGACCAACTCTATGCCTTCTATGCCCATGGACGAGACATCCGGCGGCTCGCCGCCATCGTCGGCGAGGATGGCTTGAGTGAATCCGATAGGCGGTTCTTGAAGTTCGCTCAGGACTTTGAGCAGGACTTCGTGAGCCAAGGATCACAGAACCGTGAGATGGAAGAGACGTTGGACATTGGATGGACATTTTTGCGGTATCAACCCAAGGAGCGGCTGACAAGGGTAAAGCCGGAGTGGATTGAGAAGTATTACGTCAAGGCGTGAAACGTGAACCGTTAAACGGGAAGCCCGATTAACGACCAATGGAAACCATCGGACGGACACGCATGAATCTGTTGCTGCTGAAGCGCCGGATCGAGGTCGCTCAGCGTGGGTTGGCGCTGCTCCGCAGCAAGCGTGAGGCGCTGATGCGCGAATTCTTCGCCGTGATGGACCGCCTGGTGGAAAGTCGAGGACAGGTGGAGAGCGTCATGGGTCAAGCGCTCGCCAGCCTCACGGTGGCCCTCAGCATGGAAGGAATGACCTCGCTCCGATCGACCGGGTACGCCGCAAGACGGACGCTGTCCATCGAACTGACCGAACGCAACGTGTGGGGTGTCCGCTTTCCGGAAGTCCACTACGGCCCGGTGATTCGAGCATTCGATGCCAGAGGCTATGCGGTTTCAGGGGTATCCGCGCACATCGACGAAACCGCCCGACGGTTTGAAGAGGTCCTGGAACTGATTCTCCGCAATGTCTCGGTGGAATTGCGGCTGAAGAAGCTCGGTTCTGAGACGAAGAAAGTGACGCGCCGGATCAACGCGTTGAATGAAGTGATGATCCCTGGGTTGACTCGTGAGATCAGGAACATTCGGCAGACCCTCGAAGAGCATGAGCGGGAGGACCTGTTCCGAATGAAACGATTCAAGGCCGGAGATTAAGGGGGGCCGATATGGATTTTGAACTCACCGATGAGCAGCGGTTGATCAGAGAGACTGTTCGACGATTTGCGGAGCAAGAGCTCGCCCCGGCGGCGTCGGAGCGCGATCGAGCCGGACGGTTTCCACGCGAGTTGGTCAGCCGCATGGCCTCGATGGGTTTCCTCGGAGGACCGATCCCGAAAGAATACGGCGGCTCAGGTTTGGATTACATCAGTCACGCCATCATCACTGAAGAAATAGGTCGAGCGGACTCATCGTTGCGGACCACGTTGTCGGTGCAGGTCTCGCTCGTTGCGCTGAGTCTGGCGCGATGGGGGAATGAAGATCAGAGACGCCGGTACCTTCCAAAACTGTGTGCCGGCAGTATGTTGGGCTGTTTCGGCCTCACGGAGCCGAATGCTGGAAGCGATCCGGCCTCGAT
This region of Nitrospira sp. genomic DNA includes:
- a CDS encoding V-type ATPase 116kDa subunit family protein, coding for MVKVRLVSPRTRVEQVTAVLQEVGVLHIDSTPIEVGEIPLRPQGMSERVRQRRIELERLHEDLRRLLLLLPGMPSDERLPARSTRQPELTEVGLTHLAGLVREIGRHIDDLATKLKTSEEELALLSKYERALAGLAPFLQFIQKSEELDHLGVTLEEGKESRDLLPLLRELMAKITLNRYELFHTSLEEPVLVVLLVFPREYSVKIHALLWEEGITELRLPVSVSDKPLGEALRMLLQKKTELPLEANRHRQELKEAALRWRLELVQYQETVDRCLGQIEASTLFYQTDLATFIYGWVPRCALVKLSLLIEQEFGGKVVLEESPVVPKEWAAVPVALRNPGFLRPFETLTRVVALPRYGSIDPTPYMALFFPLFYGVILGDVGYGLLLLVTAVMVRRRYRSHPLVHDLSTIFLSASSSAILFGLLFGELFGELGEYIGLHPVLNRMQAFLSLLSLSIGIGTLHVLLGLALGAYSAWRYGNRRDCLTKCGGTVLVLSFISLIASVAGRLPRDWISAEVTGLLCALVIIFVVGKGSGAMELHNLVNVLSYLRLMGIGVASAALAFAANKLGGMVHNVFLGIVIAGMLHGINFIFGIFSPTIQSLRLHYVEFFENFFAPGGRPYKPFRHLHQALPVRE
- a CDS encoding V-type ATP synthase subunit E produces the protein MPYETLIDALLEEGRTKGEAIVRTAQAEAERLINDAQQQCEVLDREAEAAFRRNLSTQRTTILSRAGLSARYVLLQTKREILDAVWYQAGQKAMSLTGHARTAVLKALLDEILSATSSQTPRVFIDSRERPYLEDILKERGISFEEQQGDLRLGMRLEADGEILTNCFAPRLAKAKSELTIELNRLLFTEETVSAQPSTTMSKRE
- a CDS encoding V-type ATPase subunit, with protein sequence MADYAYSNARIRAMEGRLLNRGEYESLLGCASFDGLVEVLKSSRYAHPLALALTGYDPTRPAETVVRIDEVLRRNLTQNLTALRRFFSDRSGELINELFLRWDVYSLKTVLRGKQAGAPVEEVLAATLPVGELDDIALGELARAPTMQAMAHLLETWRHPLAHPVRTGLNLLGATDSLEPLEHELNRFTVAHTSRLAADGDDDDRAVRDYLLFLGDKANLLTGLRCLAERTALSPFEAGRHFLKAGGRFTRTHYEAIVNARDTRDGLAWLAGTPYSWLADAFSTFSDGEPISLPLVERKLDLVGLRKAVGLSRPDPLGIGPAILYIEQTTNQVRNIRMILRGKALGMQNDQIEEWLILWPA
- a CDS encoding V-type ATP synthase subunit F — encoded protein: MASLIVITDPDSALGFRLAGVEATEVSVKEEGAERLLTLLRAKEPGIVIYNDEYRTGLSEKSQVELEESVSPVFYAMPISQARGGGESREHYLARLLRRAIGYQLKLKR
- a CDS encoding V-type ATP synthase subunit A, with amino-acid sequence MSGTIVKISGPTVVARGMEQTRMFNRVAVGRTGLLGEVIRLLGGEATIQVYEDTTGLMLGEEVTDAAEPLHVELGPGLLGAIFDGVQRPLDLLATQQGDWIGRGVLLPALSRVRPWTFAPTACPGTAVVGGTCVGVVQETSKVEHRILIPPGISGTLCRIQAGTYTIEEPIGWLDGDRPLTLLQRWPVRTPRPVTERLPPIVPFITGQRVFDMLFPIASGGTVIVPGGFGTGKTVVEQTLAKYAQADIIIYVGCGERGNEMTEVLTEFPQLKDPTTGLPLMERTILVINTSNMPVAARETSIYTGITMAEYYRDMGYAVAFMADSTSRWAEATREISARLEEMPGEEGYPTYLATKLAGFYERSGRVRCLGETDRQGSVTIVSAISPPGGDFSEPVTQGSMRIAGGLWALDSDLAHRRHFPAINWKRSFSLYTHSLDPWFQAQVASDWPELRIELAGLLQKEEELQEIVQLVGIDAVQDRERILLEISRLIREEYLRQNVYSDVDAACPLAKQYWMLKAQLSFLDYCQGMLKNGHPIEQLLASPLRSELERMKETPPDSCIQQAQEMIEKMQQELK
- a CDS encoding V-type ATP synthase subunit B, with the protein product MDDLITRDYQTVSGIAGPLLFVERLKKASLGELVEIMLSNGEVRRGQVIELSEQHAVIQVLEETTGLGVTGTRVRLTESAATMDLSPDLLGRRLSGVGAPLDGLPPIIPDARMAIIGQPMNPVSRDKPSHFIQTGISTIDALNTLVRGQKLPIFSGAGLPAKEVVAQIVRHAKVREGTGSDRRSVPVPLRTGTDTTRKGVSPLDTGAGPFTIVFAAMGITFREASFFLGEFDRGGVMEHAVMFLNLADDPTIERLLTPRYALTAAEYLAFTLGRHVLVVLTDMAAYCEALRQIATAREEIPGRRGYPGYMYSDLASIYERAGRIKGKAGSITQLPIVTMPDDDMTHPIPDLTGYITEGQIVLSRELHRKGIFPPIDVLPCLSRLMNLGIGPGKTREDHRSVADQLYAFYAHGRDIRRLAAIVGEDGLSESDRRFLKFAQDFEQDFVSQGSQNREMEETLDIGWTFLRYQPKERLTRVKPEWIEKYYVKA
- a CDS encoding V-type ATP synthase subunit D, with the protein product METIGRTRMNLLLLKRRIEVAQRGLALLRSKREALMREFFAVMDRLVESRGQVESVMGQALASLTVALSMEGMTSLRSTGYAARRTLSIELTERNVWGVRFPEVHYGPVIRAFDARGYAVSGVSAHIDETARRFEEVLELILRNVSVELRLKKLGSETKKVTRRINALNEVMIPGLTREIRNIRQTLEEHEREDLFRMKRFKAGD